A genomic window from Candidatus Denitrolinea symbiosum includes:
- a CDS encoding tRNA(Ile)-lysidine synthase TilS/MesJ — protein MKCRKCGAKASVNMRQHKLALCKDHYLEWIPEQTERFIKKYGMFRRGEKVLVAVSGGKDSLSLWDILRRLGYDADGLYIGLGIDGGIGYSSESQRLSQKFADENGLRLHVVDVAKEYGQTIPALAEISHRGQGRPCAVCGLVKRHEMNRIARDLGYDVLATGHNLDDEAAVLFGNTLQWSEGFLRRQSPVLEESPGLARKVKPLCRFYEREMAAYALLRGIEYIYEECPFAEGATSIYYKELLNRLETDKPGAKLIFYLRFLEARESGLFAPQPKTEAELHPCPNCGQPTSTADLCSFCRMVEKTKALDG, from the coding sequence ATGAAGTGTAGAAAATGCGGCGCGAAAGCCTCGGTCAACATGCGCCAGCACAAATTGGCTTTGTGCAAGGATCACTATCTCGAATGGATCCCCGAGCAGACCGAGCGCTTCATCAAAAAATACGGGATGTTCCGCCGCGGGGAGAAAGTCCTCGTCGCGGTTTCGGGCGGCAAGGATTCGCTCTCGCTGTGGGACATCCTCCGCCGCCTCGGATACGACGCCGACGGACTCTACATCGGCCTCGGGATTGACGGGGGAATCGGCTACTCGTCCGAGTCGCAGCGCCTCAGCCAGAAATTCGCCGACGAAAACGGACTCCGCCTCCACGTTGTGGATGTGGCGAAGGAGTACGGTCAGACGATCCCCGCCCTGGCGGAGATCTCGCATCGCGGGCAGGGACGTCCGTGCGCGGTCTGCGGACTGGTCAAGCGTCACGAGATGAACCGCATCGCGCGCGACCTCGGCTACGACGTCCTCGCGACGGGGCACAATCTCGACGACGAGGCCGCGGTCCTGTTCGGCAACACGCTCCAGTGGTCAGAGGGTTTTTTGCGGCGGCAAAGTCCCGTGTTGGAGGAATCGCCCGGGCTGGCGCGCAAGGTCAAGCCGCTTTGTCGCTTTTACGAGCGTGAGATGGCGGCCTACGCGCTCCTGCGCGGGATCGAGTACATCTACGAGGAATGTCCCTTCGCCGAGGGCGCGACCTCGATCTATTACAAGGAATTGCTCAACCGCCTCGAGACCGACAAACCGGGCGCGAAGTTGATCTTCTACCTGCGCTTCCTCGAGGCGCGTGAGTCGGGACTCTTCGCGCCCCAGCCAAAAACCGAAGCGGAGCTGCATCCCTGTCCCAACTGCGGGCAGCCGACCTCCACTGCCGACTTGTGCTCGTTCTGTCGGATGGTCGAGAAGACGAAAGCGCTCGATGGCTGA
- a CDS encoding transporter, translated as MADAKTYRYFDLIMAVFVTVLVVSNVASSAKIVDLRFSVGGVRMAFDGGTLLFPVSYIFGDILTEVYGYKRSRRVIWTGFFCLALSSAVFALIGILPGESTWQSYAGDAAYAAILGGMSSGGIVFGSLAGYWSGNFANSFTLAKMKILTNGRWLWMRTIGSTLVGELADSAVFVSVASLFGVFPWSLFATLALTNYLLKCAVEALMTPATYAAVNFLKRAEDEDHYDRDTNFNPFAA; from the coding sequence ATGGCTGACGCGAAAACCTACCGTTACTTTGACCTCATTATGGCGGTCTTTGTGACCGTGCTGGTCGTCAGCAATGTGGCCTCGTCCGCGAAGATCGTGGACCTGCGCTTCAGCGTCGGCGGCGTGCGGATGGCGTTCGACGGCGGGACGCTGCTCTTCCCCGTCTCCTATATTTTCGGCGACATCCTGACCGAAGTCTACGGCTACAAACGCTCCCGCCGCGTCATCTGGACGGGGTTCTTTTGCCTCGCGCTGTCCTCCGCCGTGTTCGCGTTGATCGGCATTCTGCCGGGCGAATCCACCTGGCAATCCTACGCCGGGGACGCGGCCTACGCGGCCATCCTCGGCGGGATGTCCAGCGGGGGAATCGTGTTCGGTTCGCTGGCTGGATATTGGAGCGGCAATTTCGCCAACTCGTTCACGCTGGCGAAGATGAAGATCTTGACGAACGGACGCTGGCTGTGGATGCGGACGATCGGCAGCACCCTCGTCGGCGAATTGGCGGACTCGGCGGTGTTCGTCTCGGTCGCGTCGTTGTTCGGCGTTTTCCCGTGGAGTCTGTTCGCGACGCTGGCGTTGACGAATTACCTGCTCAAATGCGCGGTCGAGGCGTTGATGACGCCCGCCACCTACGCGGCGGTCAACTTCCTGAAACGCGCCGAGGACGAGGATCATTATGACCGCGACACGAATTTCAACCCGTTCGCGGCATAA